In one Leptotrichia sp. OH3620_COT-345 genomic region, the following are encoded:
- a CDS encoding conjugal transfer protein TraD, translating into MTNIEKEVIKILQKNRAIKEPRTRKERQHHLVKKGAIFEMLGIDDMDEDFLLGVLLKVFDMSDEEKEKTRSLGNKFKIKRNQLRKQMKESGNNE; encoded by the coding sequence ATGACAAACATTGAAAAAGAAGTGATAAAAATTTTGCAGAAAAATAGGGCAATTAAAGAGCCCAGAACAAGGAAGGAACGGCAACATCATCTTGTAAAAAAGGGTGCAATATTTGAGATGTTGGGAATTGACGACATGGATGAGGATTTTTTGTTAGGTGTTTTATTAAAAGTATTCGACATGAGTGATGAGGAAAAAGAAAAAACCAGAAGTTTAGGTAATAAATTTAAAATTAAAAGAAATCAGCTTAGAAAACAAATGAAAGAGAGTGGTAATAATGAATAG
- the lepB gene encoding signal peptidase I — MKKIVLILTGVLLLIGFTVSNIIINISESSPTGIYIINRFSKNYKINDYIVYETPKEYKKYADKKLQNLPALKKVKAAEGDKIEITENTLFINGKREGILKYNIPSKIKNNTLKKEEYFTFSENENSLDSRYYGVIDKEKIKYKAYLLLKLGGNNDKH, encoded by the coding sequence ATGAAAAAAATAGTTTTAATTTTAACAGGAGTTCTTTTGTTAATCGGATTTACAGTTTCTAATATAATTATTAATATTAGTGAAAGCTCTCCGACAGGGATTTATATAATAAACAGATTCAGTAAGAATTATAAAATAAATGACTATATTGTATATGAAACTCCTAAAGAATATAAAAAGTATGCAGATAAAAAACTACAAAACTTACCGGCTTTAAAAAAAGTAAAAGCCGCAGAAGGGGATAAAATTGAAATAACTGAAAACACATTATTTATAAATGGAAAAAGGGAAGGTATTTTAAAATATAATATACCTTCAAAAATTAAAAATAATACATTGAAAAAAGAAGAATACTTCACTTTTTCTGAAAATGAGAATTCACTTGATAGTAGATATTACGGAGTTATTGATAAAGAAAAAATAAAATATAAAGCATATTTATTATTAAAATTAGGAGGAAATAATGACAAACATTGA
- a CDS encoding C40 family peptidase produces the protein MKRKISIYSFLFLVILNNTIASGISFINRGTNTDYGFVKKKKDKIDKIKVINKSSNETNLDIRNEIINFATKKLGSPYLWGASGTDKFDCSSFVQYVYKQTMGINLPRVSYEQAQFKPRISKIRKGDLLFFETLGKGRISHVGIYMGDNRFIHASSASKKVVISEFSGFYREKFKWAISVI, from the coding sequence ATGAAAAGAAAAATTTCTATCTATTCCTTCTTATTTCTTGTTATATTGAATAATACAATCGCAAGTGGAATAAGTTTTATAAACAGAGGTACTAATACAGATTACGGATTTGTAAAAAAGAAGAAGGATAAAATAGATAAAATAAAAGTAATTAATAAATCTTCTAATGAAACAAATTTAGATATTAGAAATGAAATAATAAATTTTGCTACAAAAAAACTAGGGAGTCCATATTTATGGGGTGCTAGTGGAACAGATAAATTTGATTGTTCTAGTTTTGTACAATACGTATATAAGCAAACAATGGGAATAAACTTACCTAGAGTTTCTTATGAACAGGCACAGTTTAAACCCCGTATATCAAAGATTAGGAAAGGAGATCTTCTTTTTTTTGAAACATTAGGAAAAGGACGTATTTCCCATGTGGGAATTTATATGGGAGATAACAGATTCATTCATGCAAGTTCAGCGAGTAAAAAGGTTGTTATATCTGAATTTTCAGGTTTTTACAGAGAAAAATTCAAATGGGCTATATCAGTAATATAA
- a CDS encoding CHAP domain-containing protein, whose translation MRKIIMIFSFICLSILSFANKGNYDDTKFRQDIINYAVNNLNRPYSNQYRMRGGYFDCSSYVGRATAAAGMNGGVTGKGGASTTTAGIRGAGQVKRTSFDQIKPGDLLNFGAQGSKGYGHVGIVLENLGNGKFKMAHASSSRGTVIDIIDVRTYRGGSYIGATSATQILINNGYTPINSIGQVVVPPNGSSISTNAYGTASQDTVNIQYEPSNKMDWDTFADNIMGFLKEGLDNFGNIGNIFIFIMTTFFIIQVIKDSIFAIADNNIKGFISGTIFKRTFGFVFYIFITNKIFSGELIQMGKDISYGILEKLTGEKTQKLNEIWTLKEKLASEVFEAITKINWINPLDFQKNLLVTIALLVIFVLINVAFLFIMFDLLKLLIGFELSLSLSPIFLTLGILDETRQYYNVGKIFSMIINFILKLVSINFFAIIGIKVLSENNTFQNLVDSLKDIETILTGNFILYIFLIFIIYTVIHKIEISF comes from the coding sequence ATGAGAAAAATAATAATGATATTCAGTTTTATCTGTTTAAGTATTTTATCGTTTGCAAATAAAGGGAATTATGATGATACAAAATTTAGACAAGATATAATAAATTATGCAGTTAATAATTTGAATAGACCTTATAGCAATCAATATAGAATGAGGGGGGGATATTTTGATTGTTCCTCATATGTGGGAAGAGCAACCGCAGCTGCAGGAATGAACGGAGGAGTCACTGGTAAAGGTGGTGCCTCAACTACGACTGCCGGAATAAGAGGAGCTGGACAAGTAAAAAGAACTTCATTTGATCAGATAAAACCCGGAGATCTTTTAAATTTTGGAGCTCAAGGAAGTAAAGGGTATGGACATGTGGGAATTGTACTTGAAAATTTGGGAAATGGAAAATTTAAGATGGCTCATGCTTCCAGTTCGAGAGGAACAGTGATTGATATTATAGATGTAAGAACTTATAGAGGAGGTTCGTATATTGGAGCAACCAGTGCAACACAAATATTGATAAACAATGGATACACACCAATTAATTCAATCGGACAAGTAGTTGTTCCACCAAATGGTTCAAGTATCAGCACAAATGCTTATGGTACAGCTTCACAAGATACTGTGAATATTCAATACGAACCTTCAAATAAAATGGACTGGGACACATTTGCGGATAACATTATGGGATTTCTCAAAGAAGGGCTTGATAATTTTGGGAACATAGGGAATATATTTATTTTCATTATGACTACTTTCTTTATAATTCAAGTTATAAAAGATTCCATTTTTGCTATTGCTGATAATAATATTAAAGGATTTATTTCAGGAACTATTTTTAAAAGAACTTTCGGATTTGTATTTTATATTTTTATAACTAATAAGATATTTAGCGGTGAGTTAATTCAAATGGGAAAAGATATAAGCTATGGAATACTTGAAAAACTCACAGGTGAAAAGACTCAAAAGCTGAATGAAATATGGACATTAAAAGAGAAATTAGCTTCTGAAGTATTTGAAGCTATTACTAAAATAAACTGGATAAATCCTTTGGATTTTCAAAAAAATTTGTTAGTTACAATAGCATTACTGGTGATATTTGTACTGATTAATGTTGCTTTTCTGTTTATTATGTTTGATTTGCTTAAACTATTAATCGGATTTGAATTATCTTTAAGTTTATCTCCTATATTTCTTACTCTCGGAATATTAGATGAAACAAGACAGTATTATAATGTAGGGAAAATCTTTAGTATGATTATAAATTTTATACTAAAACTGGTTTCAATTAACTTCTTTGCTATTATAGGGATTAAGGTTTTATCTGAAAATAATACTTTTCAAAATTTAGTTGATTCATTGAAAGATATAGAGACAATACTTACAGGAAATTTCATACTATACATATTTCTTATATTTATAATTTATACAGTAATCCATAAAATAGAAATAAGTTTTTAA
- a CDS encoding aminoglycoside phosphotransferase family protein, producing the protein MQISLKNIIPNYDKWEKIIYINKGLSSDKKFFLQSKTQKKYIIRISKVKELNNKINEYNAVKKIKKLNFIQKFLGYGICENKEFMYSIYSWLQGENLEEKIFKLTKRKQYELGFQAGKKLRKIHTLTITDTNYNFIKEIKEKVNISKKEYVKNKYKIKNEKIIWNFINKNLYLLDKREKCFLHGDFHIGNIILNKDKELGFIDLNWFRYGDPYKDFVKLVYVSRMLSVNFSIGQINGYFDNKVPEIFFKVLALYTAINVHFSILWSSKLEKKELNKDLKRIQKVYNDYSGFKLIIPKWYTKPNDNL; encoded by the coding sequence ATGCAAATTTCTTTAAAAAATATAATTCCAAATTATGACAAATGGGAAAAAATTATTTATATTAATAAAGGTTTATCAAGTGATAAAAAATTTTTTCTTCAATCAAAAACTCAAAAAAAATATATAATAAGAATTTCTAAAGTAAAAGAATTAAATAATAAAATAAATGAGTACAATGCTGTAAAAAAAATAAAAAAACTTAATTTTATTCAAAAATTTCTTGGTTATGGAATATGTGAAAATAAAGAATTCATGTATTCTATCTATTCATGGTTACAAGGAGAAAATTTAGAAGAAAAAATTTTTAAATTAACTAAAAGGAAGCAATATGAATTAGGATTTCAAGCTGGTAAAAAATTAAGAAAAATTCATACATTAACAATTACAGATACTAACTATAATTTTATTAAGGAAATTAAGGAAAAAGTAAATATCTCTAAGAAAGAATATGTTAAAAATAAATATAAAATTAAAAATGAAAAAATTATTTGGAATTTTATTAACAAAAATCTTTATCTTTTAGATAAAAGAGAAAAATGTTTTTTACACGGAGATTTTCATATAGGAAATATTATCTTGAATAAAGATAAAGAACTAGGTTTTATTGATTTAAATTGGTTTAGATACGGAGATCCCTATAAAGATTTCGTAAAATTAGTATATGTATCAAGAATGTTAAGTGTCAATTTTTCTATTGGTCAAATTAATGGTTATTTTGATAATAAAGTTCCAGAAATTTTTTTTAAAGTTCTAGCTTTATACACTGCAATTAATGTTCATTTTAGCATTTTATGGTCAAGTAAACTAGAAAAAAAAGAATTAAATAAGGACTTAAAAAGAATACAAAAAGTTTACAATGATTATAGTGGTTTCAAACTTATTATACCTAAATGGTATACAAAACCAAATGATAACTTGTAA
- a CDS encoding DNA topoisomerase has translation MKKIIIAEKPELAKAIALAVEGEKKYFNNKIETKEYTIVWAVGHILRHKNPGEIEEKYKKWNMEDLPIYFPKWSKIPIKGKENIVKNIKELLKNTKEVIHAGDPDDEGQYLIDEILEYCKYDGVVKRILINDNNTEAVKKAFQKMDYNLNYVNLGKAAEARAIADMIVGFNLSRFFTLYNNASKPLTVGRVQTPTLALVVNRDYEIKNHVKEKYYDLYLNIKINHKILKLKYSVPKSIEEGMIKDKETVEKIISEIEAKTGIVKINKKESYNSPPLPFNLAKLQIEANNKFGYSAQKTQDITQSLRDNHKAITYNRSDCEYLSEEHFKEAVRLIPEVMKKIGLENLKLNFDEENKSKCFNEKNITAHHAIIPTFSGELSKFNQEEKNIYELIAKRYIIQFMDKEKVEKIEAVVNVESNEFKVSSVKVLELGYKVIYEDDNEKEKTEYDLYDIQNGEYPVIIKNGNMKIEEKETKAKKPYTEASLLSDMTNISKYVKDEKIRGILKEKDKEKKGENGSIGTTATRANIITELFKRGYLEKKGKTVVSTELAKEYLSTLPESLKSADMTALWWSIQEEIKEGKSKKEKLTDFVLYQVIKIIEDNHTKIKTSVISEKKEVLCECPKCEKGDILEKNKAFYCSEYKNGCKFSLWKETKYFEQMLKINKKNALKLINGEKVEFKLKAKNGKEYKANFKMKLNGDYVNLEKDK, from the coding sequence ATGAAAAAAATTATAATAGCCGAAAAGCCCGAATTAGCAAAAGCAATAGCATTAGCAGTTGAAGGAGAAAAAAAATATTTTAATAATAAAATAGAAACAAAAGAATATACTATAGTATGGGCTGTGGGACATATTTTAAGACATAAAAATCCTGGAGAAATTGAAGAGAAGTATAAAAAATGGAATATGGAAGATTTACCGATTTACTTTCCTAAATGGAGCAAAATTCCTATCAAAGGAAAAGAAAATATAGTAAAAAATATAAAAGAGCTTTTGAAAAATACAAAAGAAGTCATTCATGCAGGAGATCCCGATGATGAAGGTCAGTATTTGATAGATGAAATATTGGAATATTGTAAGTATGATGGAGTAGTAAAGAGAATTTTGATAAACGATAATAATACAGAAGCAGTAAAAAAAGCATTTCAGAAAATGGATTACAATTTAAATTATGTAAATTTAGGAAAAGCAGCTGAAGCAAGAGCAATTGCAGATATGATTGTAGGATTTAATTTAAGCAGATTTTTTACTTTATACAATAATGCGAGCAAACCTTTAACTGTAGGAAGAGTCCAAACTCCTACTCTTGCATTGGTAGTAAATAGAGATTATGAAATAAAAAATCATGTAAAAGAAAAATATTATGATCTTTATTTAAATATAAAAATTAATCATAAAATATTAAAATTAAAATATTCTGTACCGAAAAGTATAGAAGAAGGCATGATTAAAGATAAAGAAACTGTAGAAAAAATTATATCAGAAATAGAGGCGAAAACAGGTATAGTTAAAATTAACAAAAAAGAAAGTTATAACTCACCACCTTTACCTTTTAATCTTGCAAAGCTTCAAATAGAAGCTAATAATAAATTTGGATATTCTGCTCAAAAAACACAGGATATCACTCAAAGTTTAAGGGATAATCATAAAGCAATAACTTATAATAGATCCGATTGTGAATATCTGTCTGAAGAGCATTTTAAAGAAGCCGTAAGATTAATTCCTGAAGTAATGAAGAAAATTGGATTAGAAAATTTGAAACTGAATTTCGATGAAGAAAATAAGTCGAAATGTTTCAATGAAAAAAATATAACTGCTCATCATGCAATAATACCAACTTTTAGTGGAGAATTATCAAAATTTAATCAAGAAGAAAAAAATATTTATGAATTGATAGCAAAGAGATATATTATTCAGTTTATGGATAAAGAAAAAGTTGAAAAAATAGAAGCAGTAGTAAATGTTGAAAGTAATGAATTTAAAGTTTCTTCTGTTAAAGTTTTAGAGTTAGGATATAAAGTTATTTATGAAGATGATAACGAAAAAGAAAAAACAGAATATGATTTGTATGATATTCAAAATGGAGAATATCCGGTGATTATAAAAAATGGTAATATGAAAATTGAGGAGAAGGAAACTAAAGCGAAAAAACCTTATACAGAGGCAAGTTTATTGTCAGATATGACAAATATATCAAAATATGTAAAAGATGAAAAAATAAGAGGGATCTTAAAAGAAAAAGATAAGGAAAAGAAAGGAGAAAATGGAAGTATAGGAACTACTGCTACAAGGGCAAATATTATTACGGAACTTTTTAAAAGAGGGTATTTAGAAAAAAAGGGAAAAACAGTAGTTTCTACAGAATTAGCTAAAGAATATCTTTCAACTTTACCCGAAAGTCTTAAAAGTGCAGATATGACAGCGTTATGGTGGTCTATTCAGGAAGAAATTAAAGAAGGAAAATCAAAAAAAGAAAAGCTGACAGACTTTGTGCTGTATCAAGTTATAAAAATAATAGAAGATAATCATACAAAAATTAAGACTTCAGTGATTAGTGAAAAAAAGGAAGTGTTGTGTGAATGTCCTAAATGTGAAAAAGGAGATATTTTAGAAAAAAATAAAGCATTTTATTGTTCAGAATATAAAAATGGTTGTAAGTTTTCTTTATGGAAAGAAACTAAATATTTTGAACAAATGTTAAAGATAAATAAGAAAAATGCTCTTAAGTTAATCAACGGAGAAAAAGTTGAATTTAAATTGAAAGCTAAAAACGGAAAAGAATACAAAGCTAATTTTAAAATGAAACTGAATGGTGATTACGTTAATCTAGAAAAAGATAAATAG
- a CDS encoding ArdC family protein: MAKLSNEKQELVNDIIKLIEKEDLSWRKTWRSLDEPNNPISNKEYKGSNNIRLLISSIKNGYNDPRWMTYNQARENNFQVKKGEKSTPVYFYQLTDKNTKKEFNNETIKNMSEEEKSKYLSENIYIITKKYNVFNAEQIHGIEKYNQKIQIDCSKRNEIIEQILDNFEVSIKYDQLNNAFYNLINDSIHLPKKEKFNRIEDLYSIALHEMAHSTGHKKRLNRDMSGKFGDKSYAKEELIAEFSSIFIQQETKLKIEDKEFENNAAYIKSWNSILKENPGVLFEAIKEAQKINDYILEPYREQLKNIKLEEKQENLWIKDDEKDWER; this comes from the coding sequence ATGGCAAAATTGAGTAATGAAAAACAAGAATTAGTAAATGATATTATAAAGCTAATAGAAAAAGAAGACTTATCCTGGAGAAAAACATGGAGAAGTTTAGATGAACCAAATAACCCAATATCAAATAAAGAATATAAGGGGTCTAATAATATAAGACTGTTAATTTCATCAATAAAAAATGGATATAATGACCCTAGATGGATGACTTATAATCAAGCTAGAGAAAACAATTTTCAAGTAAAAAAAGGAGAAAAATCAACACCGGTGTATTTTTATCAATTAACTGATAAAAATACAAAAAAGGAATTTAATAATGAAACTATAAAAAATATGTCTGAAGAAGAAAAAAGTAAATATTTATCAGAAAATATTTATATTATTACTAAAAAATATAATGTGTTTAATGCGGAGCAAATACATGGAATTGAGAAATATAATCAAAAAATTCAAATAGATTGTAGTAAGAGAAATGAGATAATAGAACAAATCCTTGATAATTTTGAAGTGTCGATAAAGTATGATCAATTAAATAATGCTTTTTATAATTTAATTAATGATAGTATTCATCTTCCTAAAAAAGAAAAGTTTAATAGAATAGAAGATTTATACTCTATTGCACTACATGAAATGGCACATTCAACAGGACATAAGAAAAGATTAAATCGGGATATGTCTGGTAAATTCGGAGATAAAAGTTATGCCAAAGAAGAGTTAATAGCGGAATTTTCATCAATATTTATACAACAAGAAACTAAACTGAAAATAGAAGATAAAGAGTTTGAAAATAATGCAGCATACATCAAAAGTTGGAATAGCATATTAAAAGAAAATCCCGGAGTATTATTTGAAGCCATAAAAGAAGCACAAAAAATAAATGACTATATATTAGAACCATATAGAGAACAATTAAAAAATATCAAATTAGAAGAAAAACAAGAAAATTTATGGATAAAAGATGATGAAAAGGATTGGGAAAGATAA
- a CDS encoding HAD-IIB family hydrolase, producing MKYLFCDLDNTLIFNNKIKKNDILAIQKWKKLGNDFIITTGRSFLGVKNILENYLKIDYKYIILNNGALIYKNNKKIYEKKLDSEIVFQILNEFIEDRNVYMRFDDNGINTLVTSEIESKNNINHIDKVIYKENLSLKGKEIYMLTIFNKSKKEIDAKKIEKTIKKRYNNILEVKMNKYAVDITFKGISKGNAICEILKYENIDKNDIYTLGDSFNDISMFKLNNNCFTLKTASFFIRKQVNYIVNNVEECIIDILENNI from the coding sequence ATGAAGTATCTATTTTGTGATCTTGACAATACTTTAATATTTAACAATAAAATTAAAAAAAATGATATTTTAGCAATACAAAAATGGAAAAAATTAGGTAATGATTTTATCATAACAACAGGTAGAAGTTTTTTAGGAGTAAAAAATATACTTGAAAATTATTTGAAAATAGATTATAAATATATAATATTGAACAATGGAGCATTAATTTATAAAAATAATAAAAAAATATATGAAAAAAAACTTGATTCCGAAATTGTATTTCAAATATTAAATGAGTTTATAGAAGATAGAAATGTTTATATGCGTTTTGACGACAACGGAATAAACACTTTAGTTACTTCTGAAATAGAATCTAAAAACAACATAAATCATATTGATAAAGTAATATACAAAGAAAATTTATCATTAAAAGGAAAAGAGATTTATATGCTAACTATATTTAATAAATCAAAAAAAGAAATTGATGCAAAAAAAATAGAAAAAACTATAAAAAAGAGATATAACAATATACTAGAAGTTAAAATGAATAAATATGCAGTTGATATTACATTTAAAGGTATTTCAAAAGGAAATGCAATTTGTGAAATTTTGAAATATGAAAATATAGATAAAAATGATATATATACGTTGGGAGATTCTTTTAATGATATTTCTATGTTTAAACTAAATAACAATTGTTTTACTCTCAAAACAGCAAGCTTTTTTATTAGAAAGCAAGTTAATTATATAGTTAATAATGTAGAAGAATGTATTATAGATATTTTAGAAAATAATATTTAA
- a CDS encoding toprim domain-containing protein — MNTNLSDINLKDLLEYMGESLIPHGRRRYKLKDHDSLILSGSLFVWNSKNIKGNYYDLLKNLYGIEGRKIFEKVEEFLEDIKNEKYKPSESNVYSSKTSVKGFSIKKDNLNKVINYLSEKRGINKKIVEALYKKEIIFLDERDNVNFTIRDIGNKIQGYDLVGTGESKFKRNTSSHYGFNITNNKEIKNLYIFEAAIDLLSYLQLNKGNVEENSRFLSISGVRNDIFKSYLSEDIESIYICTDNDEAGDNFYKVIKEEYSNLNIYREKSKNKDWNDDLKEIKNIEKENLWIKDDEKDWER; from the coding sequence ATGAATACGAATTTAAGCGATATAAATTTAAAAGACCTTCTTGAATATATGGGAGAAAGTTTAATTCCTCATGGAAGGCGGAGGTACAAATTAAAAGATCATGATAGCCTTATTTTATCCGGTTCATTATTTGTCTGGAACTCTAAAAATATAAAAGGGAATTATTACGACTTACTTAAAAACTTATATGGAATAGAAGGGAGGAAAATATTTGAAAAGGTAGAAGAATTTTTAGAAGATATAAAAAATGAAAAATATAAACCCAGTGAAAGTAATGTATATAGCAGCAAAACTTCTGTGAAAGGATTTTCAATAAAAAAAGATAATTTAAATAAAGTAATTAATTATTTATCTGAAAAAAGAGGGATAAATAAAAAGATAGTGGAAGCGTTATATAAAAAAGAAATTATCTTTTTAGATGAGAGAGATAATGTTAATTTTACAATCAGGGATATTGGAAATAAAATACAGGGCTATGACTTAGTAGGTACTGGAGAAAGTAAATTTAAAAGAAATACTAGTAGTCATTACGGATTTAATATAACAAATAATAAAGAAATAAAAAATTTATATATTTTCGAAGCTGCGATAGATCTACTGTCTTATTTACAATTAAATAAGGGAAACGTAGAAGAAAATAGTAGATTTTTAAGTATTTCAGGAGTTAGAAACGATATATTTAAAAGTTATTTATCTGAAGATATCGAGAGTATTTACATATGTACTGACAATGATGAAGCAGGAGATAATTTTTATAAGGTAATAAAAGAAGAATACAGTAATTTAAATATCTATAGAGAAAAATCGAAAAATAAAGATTGGAACGATGATTTAAAAGAGATAAAGAATATTGAAAAAGAAAATTTATGGATAAAAGATGATGAAAAAGATTGGGAAAGATAG